From Flavobacterium sp. 102, a single genomic window includes:
- a CDS encoding choice-of-anchor D domain-containing protein has protein sequence MKKLLLNLEKRKLLFAFTLFSLMSYSQVTIKSQGFENAASDNLSYTTGTYVGVSNTTAMSGANSLRFSAAAGNSNISSNTLFENIDISGYSNVQVSIAFAATAVDDNEDLFIDFSYNNGSTYTTTVKLVDGNSGSGGQNINFGSGDSSPGQSTNPYVFDVPSTSTSLRIRVRSTSLDSGEFLYIDNIVIRGVGSPEINLQANGNNIPTGSTTISGTINTDFGNTDVTSGSVTRTYTVQNTGTSSLSVWSVYTNSGDFSTSISSSTIAAGGTATLTVVFNPTNAGTRTGIVSISNNDSNESTYSFTVEGNGTEQEINLQGGSPLTNIASGSTLISNSINTDFGTTSGTRTFTVQNLGTSNLSISSAWSSLTDYTISYGASTIAPGASTTLTVTFNPTASGTRTATISISNNDSNEGTYTFNVSGVIADKEINLIGNTNNIVSGSTTISTTLNTDFGNVQLGSGNVSKTYTIENTGGITLNIWSTYTNMSDFTVSSSSSTIAAGATATLTVVYNPSTLGTRTATVSIGNDDNNEGTYTFRVEAVCVDREINITGNSNNIIDSSTTISTTTHTDFGTLDISTGTATRTYIIQNTGTAVLTISNPTVSGTNAADFSISTNPATLSIAAGASTTFVVTFNPSASGARNATVNIVNNDGNENPYNFSIQGNGVNPEINLQGNSNNITDGSASISLTNHTDFGSLDIASATITRTYTIQNTGTTVLTISNPTISGTNAADFAITTNPATLSIAAGASTTFVVTFNPSAIGTRNATINIVNNDANESTYDFAIQGTGTNSEINLQGNSNNIIDGSTSISTTIHTDFGSINVTAGTATRTYTIQNTGTSALIISNPTISGTNAGDFTVTTNPATLSIATGASTTFIVTFNPSASGTRNAIVNIVNNDSNENPYDFAIQGTGTEQEINVQGNATNIADGSVTITSTNHTDYGSIDTSLGSISRTYTIQNLGTSTLTISNPTLSGINAADFAVTTNPATLSIAAGASTTFVVTFDPIGYSARTATINIVNNDSDENPYNFDIQGTGILDIDGDGLDSSVDIDDDNDGITDIIECNTCLSDPFENGSFENPVIAASSYAILPTGNVTGWQTSAENFIEIWSSGFNGVPSANGNQFAELNANVPGILYQSFCLNGAGGTINWSIKHRGRDGVDQAFVKFGSTLAGAIASTPIVEMIDGNTAWGTYSGTYNIPIGQSQIFLTFQAGYTGSGSQSVGNFIDDVQITINQNCVDTDNDGIANINDLDSDNDGIPDIEEAGFKAYSNNTATMDKSSSATWIDANGNGMNDYIDAIISTNSYFIANFDGDSMRNHLDLDSDNDSIFDVDEAGLLNGDGDINGDGKGDGLDSDTDGILNLFDNLSGWGTTARAYAVDTDSNGISDYLQLDSNSDGIYDIHTGLYGSYDANNDGIIDGSGDGDRDGITDTFDTNPNSKGSPRDLNRKLLLDFDGRNDYAQSSAVLGGLANASLMAWVDLNSAFNSEGVIVGQDKFQIRVTSDKKLEAVVNNTTVKYNTVALNTAQWYHVGAVYTGSVLKLYLNGTMVASTSASGNINADASLLTLGKNPVSNTKYFKGKIDEVRVFNVALTDTQLQRMVYQEIQNTGSQVRGTIIPKDISSLPFANLLRYYRMDTYKDDIVDDLTTTSVDTGTGMKMYNHKNIYVQQAPMPFITKTTGTFATAVNDTSNDIRGLDVLDYDYSIIQVQHNIAETANNTSIGMFIDPGVTVTMSNDTKLQNDWYLKLDGKIDLSGKSQLVQTNNSDLEVTSSGSIERDQQGQSNIYNYNYWSSPVSSMNNTTINHGYTIAGVMKDGTTSTPQNLNWSSGLNGAATSPITIASYWIFKFQNLSSAYANWSAVGPNGSLLAGQGYTMKGSNAASANQNYTFVGKPNNGTITSTVSAGNLNLCGNPFASAIDANQFIDDNIASITGTLFFWEHYSTNNSHNTIDYQGGYATYTKVGGTAPVAPAGISGLGSSAKVAKRFIPVGQGFFVTGSATGGTLTFNNNQRIFVKEDNSDSFTLYRNNTNATVNADPNYNNSEDSFGVEEFMKLRLGYTSANNYHREILLGFMNENATAGFDNGYDALSIETLTNDMYFTNGDKKLNIQGDGFFNANNIYPLGIKNATAGIVKFGINKKESFEESQDIFIYDNVTETYHDIKSQTFEINLAAGTFEDRFSLRFFNPSALGTNENELQHGVGVNHSQTDNMININNELQEVSIKSVALFNLLGQQVVTWKIDSQNQTEMHLPVSGVSAGGYIVKIITDKGDITKKILIK, from the coding sequence ATGAAAAAACTATTATTGAATTTAGAAAAGAGGAAATTACTTTTTGCATTCACATTATTCTCACTGATGAGTTATTCTCAAGTGACAATAAAAAGTCAAGGATTTGAGAATGCAGCCTCAGATAATTTAAGCTATACAACAGGTACCTATGTAGGTGTATCAAACACAACAGCAATGAGTGGAGCCAATTCACTGCGTTTTAGTGCGGCCGCAGGGAATAGCAATATATCCTCTAACACACTTTTTGAAAATATAGATATTAGTGGTTATTCAAATGTACAAGTATCCATTGCTTTTGCTGCAACTGCTGTTGATGATAATGAGGATTTATTTATAGATTTCTCATATAATAATGGCTCAACATATACTACAACAGTAAAACTTGTCGATGGTAATAGTGGTAGTGGTGGCCAAAATATAAACTTTGGTTCCGGTGATTCAAGTCCGGGTCAATCAACCAATCCTTATGTATTCGATGTTCCAAGTACCAGCACTAGTTTAAGAATAAGAGTACGTTCGACTAGTCTTGATAGTGGAGAATTTCTTTACATCGACAATATTGTTATTCGTGGTGTTGGATCGCCTGAAATAAATCTACAAGCGAACGGAAATAATATTCCAACCGGAAGTACAACTATTTCAGGTACTATAAATACAGATTTTGGAAATACTGATGTTACTTCAGGAAGTGTAACAAGGACTTATACTGTTCAAAATACGGGAACTTCTAGTTTGTCTGTATGGTCTGTATATACCAATAGTGGCGATTTTTCTACTTCAATTTCATCCTCGACTATTGCTGCTGGAGGAACTGCAACGCTTACAGTTGTTTTTAATCCAACCAATGCAGGAACCAGAACAGGAATTGTTTCTATATCCAACAATGACAGTAATGAAAGCACTTATAGCTTTACTGTTGAAGGAAATGGAACAGAACAAGAAATAAATCTTCAAGGTGGAAGTCCGTTAACAAATATTGCCAGTGGTTCAACTTTAATTTCAAACAGTATTAATACAGATTTTGGAACAACATCAGGAACAAGAACCTTTACAGTTCAAAATCTGGGAACAAGTAATTTATCAATATCGTCTGCTTGGTCTTCGTTAACAGATTACACAATATCCTATGGCGCTTCTACAATTGCTCCAGGCGCCTCAACTACTCTAACGGTAACTTTTAATCCAACAGCATCCGGAACAAGAACTGCTACAATTTCAATATCAAATAACGATAGTAATGAAGGAACCTATACTTTCAATGTATCTGGAGTTATAGCCGACAAAGAGATAAATCTTATTGGAAACACAAATAACATTGTATCAGGATCGACTACCATTTCAACAACTTTAAATACTGATTTTGGAAATGTCCAACTTGGTTCTGGAAACGTAAGTAAAACCTATACTATTGAAAATACAGGTGGAATAACATTAAATATATGGTCAACTTACACAAACATGAGTGACTTTACCGTTAGTAGTTCTTCTTCAACAATTGCCGCAGGAGCTACAGCCACACTTACAGTGGTATATAATCCATCGACATTAGGAACAAGAACAGCTACAGTCTCTATTGGAAATGACGATAATAATGAAGGTACTTACACTTTTAGGGTTGAAGCAGTATGCGTTGATCGTGAAATTAATATTACCGGTAATTCCAATAATATTATTGATAGCAGTACTACAATTTCAACCACCACTCATACTGATTTTGGTACTTTAGATATTTCTACGGGCACTGCAACTAGAACTTATATTATCCAAAATACTGGAACCGCTGTTCTTACTATTTCTAATCCAACAGTTTCAGGAACAAATGCAGCCGATTTTTCAATATCTACAAATCCTGCAACACTTTCTATTGCCGCTGGAGCAAGCACAACTTTTGTTGTAACTTTTAATCCAAGTGCCAGTGGTGCGAGAAATGCTACCGTTAATATTGTAAACAATGATGGAAATGAAAATCCATACAATTTTTCGATTCAAGGAAATGGTGTAAATCCTGAAATAAACCTTCAAGGAAACTCAAACAACATCACTGATGGAAGTGCAAGTATTTCTTTAACAAATCACACCGATTTTGGTTCATTAGATATTGCTTCAGCAACCATAACCAGAACTTATACCATCCAAAATACAGGAACAACAGTCCTTACCATTTCAAACCCTACAATTTCTGGTACAAATGCAGCTGATTTCGCAATAACTACAAATCCTGCTACATTGTCTATTGCAGCCGGAGCTAGTACTACTTTTGTAGTGACTTTCAATCCAAGTGCCATAGGAACAAGAAATGCAACGATCAATATTGTTAATAATGATGCGAATGAAAGTACATATGATTTTGCTATCCAAGGTACAGGAACAAATTCTGAGATTAATCTTCAAGGAAATTCAAACAATATAATTGATGGCAGCACATCCATTTCAACAACCATCCACACCGATTTTGGTTCAATTAACGTAACTGCAGGTACTGCAACCAGAACTTATACTATTCAAAATACAGGAACCTCTGCATTGATCATTTCTAATCCAACCATTTCAGGAACAAATGCTGGCGATTTCACTGTAACGACAAATCCGGCAACCCTTTCTATTGCTACTGGTGCAAGCACTACTTTTATAGTAACTTTCAATCCAAGTGCATCAGGCACTAGAAATGCTATAGTAAATATTGTGAATAATGACAGTAATGAAAACCCTTATGATTTTGCCATTCAAGGTACCGGTACAGAACAAGAAATAAATGTTCAAGGAAACGCAACCAATATTGCAGACGGAAGCGTAACTATTACGTCAACAAATCACACTGATTATGGTTCAATAGACACTAGCTTAGGATCGATTTCAAGAACCTATACTATTCAAAATCTTGGAACTTCAACTCTTACTATTTCAAATCCGACCCTATCCGGAATTAATGCCGCCGATTTTGCAGTGACTACAAATCCTGCAACGCTTTCTATCGCAGCCGGTGCCAGTACAACTTTTGTCGTAACATTTGACCCAATCGGATATAGCGCCAGAACTGCTACCATAAATATTGTAAATAATGACAGCGATGAAAATCCATACAACTTTGATATCCAAGGAACTGGAATATTGGATATTGATGGAGATGGATTAGATTCAAGTGTAGATATAGATGATGACAATGACGGAATCACCGATATTATAGAATGTAATACCTGCTTAAGTGATCCATTTGAAAATGGTAGCTTTGAAAATCCGGTTATTGCCGCCTCAAGCTATGCAATTCTTCCAACTGGAAATGTAACTGGATGGCAAACCAGTGCAGAGAATTTCATTGAAATTTGGAGTTCAGGTTTCAATGGTGTACCTTCTGCTAATGGTAATCAATTTGCGGAATTAAATGCTAATGTACCGGGCATACTTTACCAATCATTTTGTTTGAATGGTGCAGGCGGAACTATAAATTGGTCTATCAAGCACCGAGGAAGAGATGGAGTAGATCAAGCCTTTGTAAAATTTGGCTCAACCCTAGCGGGCGCAATAGCTTCCACTCCAATTGTGGAAATGATAGATGGTAACACTGCATGGGGAACTTATTCCGGTACCTATAACATCCCTATCGGTCAATCTCAAATCTTTTTAACGTTCCAAGCAGGTTACACTGGTTCAGGTAGCCAATCTGTTGGTAACTTTATTGATGATGTTCAAATTACAATCAATCAAAACTGTGTTGATACTGATAATGACGGAATAGCAAACATCAACGATTTAGATTCTGATAATGATGGTATTCCGGATATTGAAGAAGCTGGTTTTAAAGCATACAGCAACAATACTGCAACGATGGACAAAAGTAGCTCTGCCACTTGGATTGATGCCAATGGTAATGGTATGAATGATTACATAGATGCAATAATCAGTACTAATTCTTATTTTATCGCTAACTTTGATGGAGATAGTATGCGCAATCATCTTGATTTAGATAGCGATAACGATTCGATATTTGATGTAGATGAAGCCGGATTACTTAACGGCGATGGCGATATCAACGGTGATGGAAAAGGTGACGGACTTGATTCTGACACTGACGGAATCTTAAATTTGTTTGACAATTTAAGCGGCTGGGGAACTACTGCAAGAGCTTATGCAGTAGATACCGACTCAAATGGAATCTCCGATTATTTACAACTTGACTCCAACAGTGATGGCATTTATGATATCCATACTGGCTTATATGGCAGCTATGATGCCAATAATGACGGTATAATTGATGGTTCAGGAGATGGTGACAGAGATGGGATTACAGATACTTTTGACACAAATCCAAATTCTAAAGGTTCTCCAAGAGACTTAAATAGAAAACTGTTATTAGATTTCGATGGAAGAAATGATTACGCTCAAAGCTCTGCCGTTTTGGGTGGTCTTGCCAATGCTTCTTTGATGGCATGGGTTGATTTGAATAGTGCTTTTAATTCTGAAGGTGTGATTGTAGGTCAGGATAAATTCCAAATCAGAGTGACCTCAGACAAGAAACTAGAAGCTGTTGTAAACAACACAACTGTAAAATACAACACCGTGGCATTAAATACTGCGCAGTGGTATCATGTTGGCGCCGTTTATACCGGAAGTGTATTAAAATTATATTTAAACGGTACAATGGTTGCGAGTACATCTGCCTCAGGTAATATTAATGCTGATGCTTCATTACTGACCTTAGGTAAAAATCCGGTATCAAACACAAAATATTTCAAAGGTAAAATCGATGAAGTACGCGTGTTCAATGTAGCATTAACCGATACACAATTACAAAGAATGGTGTATCAAGAAATTCAAAATACCGGCTCACAAGTTAGAGGAACTATTATCCCAAAAGACATTAGTTCACTTCCTTTTGCCAACTTGTTACGTTATTACAGAATGGATACTTACAAAGACGATATTGTTGACGATTTAACAACAACTTCTGTCGATACCGGTACAGGAATGAAAATGTACAATCATAAAAACATCTATGTGCAACAAGCTCCTATGCCTTTTATCACCAAAACTACCGGAACTTTTGCAACTGCGGTAAACGACACCAGCAATGACATTAGAGGCTTAGATGTTTTAGATTATGATTATTCAATCATTCAAGTGCAACACAACATAGCAGAAACAGCCAATAATACTTCTATCGGAATGTTTATAGATCCGGGAGTAACTGTTACTATGAGTAATGACACAAAGCTTCAAAACGATTGGTACCTAAAACTAGATGGTAAAATTGACTTATCAGGTAAATCACAATTGGTACAAACAAATAATAGTGATCTTGAGGTAACGAGTTCAGGTTCTATTGAAAGAGACCAACAAGGACAATCAAATATCTATAACTATAACTACTGGTCTTCACCGGTTAGTAGTATGAACAACACTACTATCAATCATGGTTATACAATAGCCGGTGTAATGAAAGACGGAACAACTTCAACACCACAAAACTTAAACTGGTCCTCAGGATTAAACGGTGCAGCAACAAGCCCGATCACTATTGCAAGCTATTGGATATTTAAGTTCCAAAACTTAAGTAGTGCTTATGCTAACTGGTCTGCTGTTGGCCCAAATGGTAGTCTTTTAGCCGGCCAAGGCTACACTATGAAAGGTTCTAATGCTGCTTCTGCCAATCAAAACTATACGTTTGTAGGCAAACCAAATAATGGTACGATTACCTCAACTGTTTCTGCCGGTAATCTAAACTTGTGCGGAAATCCGTTTGCCTCGGCTATTGATGCTAACCAATTTATTGATGATAATATAGCCAGTATAACCGGAACATTATTTTTCTGGGAACACTACAGCACTAATAATTCTCACAATACTATCGACTACCAAGGCGGTTATGCAACTTATACCAAAGTTGGCGGAACAGCTCCGGTAGCTCCGGCCGGAATAAGTGGCTTAGGCTCAAGTGCGAAAGTTGCCAAAAGATTCATCCCGGTAGGTCAAGGTTTCTTCGTAACCGGTTCAGCAACTGGTGGCACTTTAACTTTTAACAACAACCAAAGGATTTTTGTAAAAGAAGACAATTCGGATTCTTTCACCTTATACAGAAACAACACCAACGCTACAGTAAACGCTGATCCAAATTACAACAACAGCGAAGATAGCTTTGGAGTAGAAGAATTCATGAAATTAAGATTAGGATATACTTCTGCTAACAATTACCACCGAGAAATATTATTAGGCTTCATGAACGAAAACGCAACAGCAGGCTTTGATAATGGCTATGATGCGTTAAGTATTGAAACCCTAACCAATGACATGTATTTCACTAACGGTGATAAAAAATTAAACATTCAAGGCGATGGCTTTTTCAATGCAAATAATATCTATCCGCTTGGGATTAAAAATGCTACTGCAGGAATAGTAAAATTTGGCATCAACAAAAAAGAAAGTTTTGAAGAAAGTCAAGACATTTTTATCTACGACAACGTTACTGAAACTTACCACGACATTAAGTCGCAAACCTTTGAAATCAACTTAGCTGCCGGTACGTTTGAAGACAGATTTTCTTTGAGATTCTTTAATCCATCAGCTTTAGGAACCAATGAAAATGAATTACAACATGGCGTTGGCGTAAACCATTCGCAAACCGATAACATGATTAATATTAATAATGAATTACAAGAGGTTTCGATTAAATCAGTTGCGCTGTTTAATTTACTTGGACAACAAGTGGTTACATGGAAAATAGACAGCCAAAATCAAACCGAAATGCATCTACCGGTAAGCGGAGTAAGTGCCGGCGGATATATTGTAAAAATCATCACCGACAAAGGTGACATCACTAAGAAAATTCTAATTAAGTAA
- the hisS gene encoding histidine--tRNA ligase yields MAQKPSIPKGTRDFSPTEVSKRNYIISIMRNHFEKFGYQPIETPSFENSDTLMGKYGEEGDRLIFKILNSGDYLDKVPTSELQTINYKQLTGKISEKALRYDLTVPFARYVVQHQNEIEFPFKRYQIQPVWRADRPQKGRFREFYQCDADVVGSTSLWQEVELVQLYDSVFAELGLEGVTIKINNRKILSGIAEVIGASEKLIDFTVALDKLDKIGEEGVKKEMIEKGISETALEKVQPLFSFTGTIQEKLEKLAGLLSTSEEGKKGIEELRFICDNVIKLGLQKAKLDLDVTLARGLNYYTGAIFEVSAPEGVAMGSIGGGGRYDDLTGIFGLKNMSGVGISFGLDRIYLVLEELNLFPQTVTTSTKVLFLNFGESQAFEAMKALTTLRNKNIKAELYPDAAKIDKQFKHAERRNIPFVIKEIKGNSFILKNLKSGEQSETDLSGILEKLV; encoded by the coding sequence ATGGCACAAAAACCAAGCATTCCCAAAGGCACCAGAGATTTTTCACCGACAGAGGTTTCCAAACGCAACTATATTATTTCAATAATGAGAAATCATTTTGAGAAATTTGGTTACCAACCGATAGAAACGCCGTCGTTTGAGAACTCAGATACCTTGATGGGAAAATATGGGGAAGAAGGTGATCGTTTAATATTTAAGATATTGAATTCGGGAGATTATTTGGATAAAGTGCCAACTTCAGAACTACAAACTATAAACTATAAACAATTAACCGGAAAGATTTCAGAAAAAGCCCTTCGCTACGACTTAACCGTACCTTTTGCGCGTTATGTTGTGCAACACCAAAACGAGATTGAGTTTCCGTTTAAGCGTTACCAAATCCAGCCGGTTTGGCGTGCGGATAGGCCACAAAAAGGAAGATTCAGAGAGTTTTACCAATGTGATGCTGATGTGGTTGGTTCCACTTCATTATGGCAAGAAGTCGAATTGGTGCAATTGTATGATTCGGTTTTTGCAGAATTGGGTTTGGAAGGCGTTACCATTAAAATTAACAACCGCAAAATATTATCGGGCATTGCTGAAGTCATTGGCGCTTCGGAGAAGTTGATTGATTTTACTGTGGCTTTAGACAAGCTCGACAAAATAGGCGAGGAAGGCGTTAAAAAAGAAATGATTGAAAAAGGCATTTCAGAAACCGCTTTAGAAAAAGTACAACCTTTATTCAGCTTCACCGGAACGATTCAAGAGAAATTAGAAAAATTAGCCGGTTTGCTTTCTACTTCAGAAGAAGGTAAAAAAGGAATTGAAGAGCTGCGTTTTATTTGTGACAACGTAATCAAATTAGGTTTGCAAAAAGCCAAATTAGATTTGGATGTAACCTTAGCACGCGGTTTGAACTATTACACCGGAGCCATTTTTGAAGTTTCGGCACCGGAAGGCGTGGCAATGGGTTCCATCGGCGGTGGCGGAAGATATGATGATTTGACCGGAATTTTCGGGTTGAAAAATATGAGTGGTGTTGGCATTTCTTTTGGCCTTGACCGCATTTATTTGGTGCTCGAAGAATTGAATTTGTTTCCGCAAACCGTTACGACTTCGACTAAAGTATTGTTTTTAAATTTTGGCGAAAGCCAAGCTTTTGAAGCCATGAAAGCACTCACGACTTTGCGTAATAAAAATATCAAAGCAGAATTATATCCCGATGCGGCTAAAATTGACAAACAATTTAAACATGCAGAGCGAAGAAACATTCCGTTTGTAATCAAAGAGATTAAGGGTAATTCTTTTATTTTGAAGAACCTAAAATCCGGCGAACAATCGGAAACCGATTTATCGGGTATTTTAGAGAAATTAGTTTAA
- a CDS encoding ABC transporter permease, which produces MIGLFKENVKIALGSIRTQLLRTVLTVIIIAIGITALVGILTVVTAIEYNLNSSFASMGSNTFNINQYEFQNRRRGGGEVEKINPIITYTEAKTFKEKYNYPLTQTSLSFVATSAAEVKFENQKTDPEITVLGIDEYFLSNSGLEITQGRSFNTFDISNNIYACIVGSDFVSKDGLLRDVNPIDKILTIRGAKFRVIGVIKEQGSTFGNSQDLRVMIPIQVARSMFSAPSINYSLSIMVLKKEFLDQSVDDALITMRKVRRLNPVEENNFGISRSDDLLNRIADLTGFLNISAWVIGIITILGSSIALMNIMIVSVTERTREIGVRKSLGAKKSTIAIQFFVETLTIGQIGGIFGIIFGILAGFFICLAAGWDFVIPWGAMIAAFTTSFIVALVSGLYPAIKASQLDPIEALRYE; this is translated from the coding sequence ATGATTGGATTATTCAAAGAAAATGTAAAAATTGCGTTGGGTTCGATTCGAACACAATTGCTTCGAACTGTATTAACGGTTATTATTATCGCCATTGGAATTACCGCTTTGGTTGGAATTCTGACGGTTGTGACCGCCATCGAATACAACCTGAATTCGAGCTTTGCTTCGATGGGTTCTAATACCTTTAACATCAACCAATACGAATTCCAAAACCGCCGTCGTGGTGGTGGCGAAGTAGAAAAAATCAACCCGATTATTACCTATACGGAAGCCAAAACTTTCAAAGAAAAATACAATTATCCTTTAACCCAAACGTCGCTTTCTTTTGTAGCCACTTCGGCTGCCGAAGTCAAATTTGAAAACCAAAAAACGGATCCGGAAATAACTGTTTTGGGTATTGACGAATATTTTTTAAGCAATTCCGGTTTAGAAATTACCCAAGGTCGAAGCTTTAATACTTTCGATATTTCGAATAATATTTATGCTTGTATCGTTGGTTCCGATTTTGTTTCCAAAGACGGTTTGCTGAGAGATGTCAATCCAATCGATAAAATTTTAACCATTCGTGGCGCCAAATTCAGAGTAATTGGCGTAATAAAAGAACAAGGCTCAACCTTTGGCAACAGCCAAGATTTAAGGGTTATGATTCCGATTCAAGTGGCGCGTTCGATGTTTTCAGCACCAAGCATCAATTACTCCTTAAGTATTATGGTGTTGAAAAAAGAGTTTTTAGACCAATCCGTTGATGACGCTTTAATTACTATGCGAAAAGTAAGAAGACTAAATCCGGTAGAAGAAAATAATTTCGGTATCTCAAGAAGTGACGATTTGCTTAACAGAATTGCCGATTTGACCGGATTTTTAAACATCTCCGCTTGGGTAATTGGTATCATTACTATATTGGGTTCATCTATTGCTTTGATGAATATCATGATTGTTTCTGTAACCGAAAGAACCCGTGAAATTGGTGTGAGAAAATCACTTGGCGCCAAGAAAAGCACCATTGCCATACAGTTTTTTGTAGAGACTTTAACCATTGGACAAATCGGCGGGATTTTTGGAATCATCTTCGGAATCCTTGCAGGCTTTTTTATCTGTCTCGCTGCCGGATGGGATTTTGTAATCCCATGGGGCGCCATGATAGCCGCTTTTACCACCAGTTTTATAGTTGCGTTAGTTTCCGGATTGTATCCTGCAATAAAGGCTTCTCAATTAGATCCGATTGAAGCGTTGCGGTATGAGTAA
- the prmC gene encoding peptide chain release factor N(5)-glutamine methyltransferase, whose amino-acid sequence MLIKNYRTTFLRELSSLYDEKEIESFFYLTLESFHHQKRIDLALYPEMEMDALQLLRWESVLVELKNQKPIQYILGETEFYGLPFLVNENVLIPRPETEELVALILKEEEKGKRKKGKVRILEIGTGSGCIPISLKKNLPNAEVYAIDVSEKALATAQKNAELNKVEVTFLLKNILDVVNLSAVEGLEQQFDIIVSNPPYVRNLEKAEINPNVLEYEPHLALFVEDNDALLFYRKITELAKKNLSPNGQLYFEINQYLGKETVALVESFGFKNVLLHKDIYGNDRMISAAL is encoded by the coding sequence ATGCTAATCAAAAACTATAGGACCACTTTCCTCCGAGAACTTTCTTCTTTGTATGACGAAAAAGAGATTGAGAGTTTCTTTTATTTAACATTGGAAAGTTTTCATCATCAAAAAAGAATTGACTTAGCCTTATATCCTGAAATGGAAATGGATGCGTTGCAATTGTTGCGTTGGGAAAGCGTTTTGGTCGAATTGAAGAATCAAAAACCAATTCAGTATATTTTAGGTGAAACCGAATTCTATGGATTACCGTTTTTAGTCAATGAAAATGTATTGATTCCAAGACCGGAAACGGAAGAGTTGGTTGCGTTGATTTTAAAAGAAGAGGAAAAAGGGAAGAGAAAAAAGGGAAAAGTTAGAATCCTCGAAATTGGAACCGGTAGCGGTTGTATTCCTATTTCACTGAAAAAGAATCTGCCGAATGCTGAAGTGTATGCGATTGATGTATCGGAGAAAGCTTTGGCGACAGCCCAAAAAAATGCGGAACTCAATAAAGTAGAAGTCACATTTTTGTTGAAAAATATACTTGATGTTGTCAACTTGAGCGCAGTCGAAGGGTTAGAACAACAATTCGACATTATTGTTTCGAATCCGCCGTATGTTCGAAATTTGGAGAAAGCGGAAATCAATCCGAATGTTTTAGAATATGAACCGCATTTGGCCTTATTTGTAGAAGACAATGACGCGTTGCTTTTTTATAGAAAAATCACTGAATTGGCAAAAAAGAATCTTTCGCCGAATGGACAACTGTACTTTGAAATCAATCAATATTTAGGTAAGGAAACCGTTGCTTTGGTAGAAAGTTTTGGGTTTAAAAATGTTCTACTTCACAAAGATATTTATGGAAATGACCGAATGATTTCGGCAGCACTATAA
- a CDS encoding GNAT family N-acetyltransferase, giving the protein MIIRETQEQDNQQIAAVIRAVFMADNFPKTGTAFADAQLDFMFEAYDKPRATYFVIENEGKIVGGAGVSQLENSTENICELQKMYFLQEIRGKGIGFQMIQKCLEKAVELGYEKCYLETLPEMVAAQSLYQKMGFEYLCAPLGNTGHTTCPVWMIKELTIDNK; this is encoded by the coding sequence ATGATAATCAGGGAAACTCAAGAACAAGATAACCAACAAATTGCAGCAGTTATTAGAGCAGTTTTTATGGCAGATAATTTTCCAAAAACAGGAACAGCTTTCGCCGATGCGCAATTAGATTTTATGTTTGAAGCTTATGATAAACCGCGCGCCACTTATTTTGTAATAGAAAATGAAGGCAAAATTGTTGGCGGAGCAGGCGTAAGTCAATTGGAAAATTCAACAGAGAATATCTGCGAATTACAGAAAATGTACTTTTTGCAGGAAATTCGCGGGAAAGGCATTGGTTTCCAAATGATTCAAAAATGTTTGGAGAAAGCTGTCGAATTGGGTTATGAAAAATGCTATCTCGAAACATTACCCGAAATGGTAGCAGCACAAAGTTTGTATCAGAAAATGGGTTTTGAATACCTTTGTGCGCCTTTGGGTAATACAGGTCATACAACTTGTCCGGTTTGGATGATCAAGGAATTGACAATTGATAACAAATAA